In Phalacrocorax carbo chromosome 1, bPhaCar2.1, whole genome shotgun sequence, the genomic stretch CCACATTGTTAATGTAAGATTCCTCCCACTTCTCAAAAGCATTGGGACAAGCCACTGCTAAAAACACGTTTGCCCCTAAAAGGACTATGGGTAGGAGGCAGGAGGCAGTTCCCGCATTCCCATTTGTGAGGTGCAAGCAGTATACAACTTCCTTTTCTACTAGCAACCATTGCCAGAACTGCCACCACTTTCACTGAAGCTAAAATTTTACAGACATGAGGTACTGTATGTTGAGCATTTTTGGAAATCAGACCTTTTAGGTGCAAGATAAAATGCCATTCTTCAGTATCAGTTTAGGATGAGCAGCTAGCACTTTCAGATAGCTTTCTTCTCTCCTACTTTGGCTGTCCTTTTAAGAGGATGGCAGCACCACCGCCACAGAGAAAGCCACAGCCAGGGTTTTACAGAGATGCCTGTAAGCCCATTAACTGCTCTGGTTTATTGCCTTCAACACTTCAGAGACAGGATCCCTctttctacctcctcccccacctTCATGCTGCTAGCTACTACAGAGACTCTCCTGGGGTCCCCATTTCCACTGGAAGATTGTAACTTTTGAGAACTTTCTCTCTGGGTAACACTAGGAAAGATTTCAACATAACCTGCTGATCTGTAAAATTACAGTTCAGACACCTGAAGTTCCTTCTCACAATCTGAGAAGTGTCCCTGATAAAAGAGGCCTCTTCAGCACCACAAACTCAGCATACTGAAAGTTACCTGCCTTTCCTTGCACTTGCCAATCCCATGTGTCCTTACCTCATATGGCCGGAGATCAGGGGCTGTGCTGTTTAGGCAGGTGGGAGTCCATTGGCTGGAAATGCTGACTTTGACATTACTGAATGTCTTTCTGGAAGCATGGAGCAGGGAATAGCTGCCAGAAAACACACAAGCACTGGTTGGCCAAATCTCCTCTGGAGGTCAAGTGGGAAAGGGTGTGACTCAAAATACAGATACATGCTGTCTaagcaggcagcacagcagacaACTGGCAGATTTGAAGATAGTCAGCAGTGACAGGAACCTCCAAATTATGGGTAGACACACTGATTTTAGCAGGGAGTTGTGAAAGAGAGTCttgactggaagggacctcctcTTTTATTATTCAAAAGAAGAGGTGACTGTGCAACAGCAATTATGTacatcaggaaaagaaaaataaacagtaaagagaagggagaagacACACTCTTCTGGATAACCACCATTACAAGTGCTCTTCCAGAGACAGGTGGGGTGTGAGTGGCAATATTGCTGTGAAGATCAAAGGATATTAATGAGGCAAAGTTTGCATGGAGAGGCTGGTATTCTAGCTGTTGTCAGCTGGCATGACACAATCTTTCAACAAACAAATCTAGTAGACCTTCAGATCTGAAGAAGAGACCTCTCTGTCCACCCTGTGCAAACAGCACTTTCGGGAGAGAAGAGGACCCCAGAAGCAATGACAGCATGTTCCATCAGTCAGAACAGGCATTAAATGAGTTCTGAGCATCAGGGTTTGTTTGCTTCCTTCCTCATTTCAGCTagttcctccccacccccacccacaaGCTGCTGCCGGCTTGGCacagtcagcctcaccttcgGTGCAAGCCCTGTTTGTGGCTGGATTCCCCAGGGGCATAGCACTCATAGCTCCACTGCTGCATGACTCCCAGACTGGTTGGTACTACTAGCTTTTGAGTTTGTTTTCAAGGCTCACAGCCAAAGGTTAAGACCATTTCTCTACCTTCATTCTCCTTCTTTGGGCATGCCCTCACCACCCCAAATTCAATGAGATGAATGCTCCTCTGTGCAGAGATACACTCAACCTACCTGAAGAAGGTCAGCAGGAACACAACAATGTGATGGTGGGTGCAATGGGACACAAGGCCTCTGTTTGCAGGCTGCCTCCGTAAGTTTCCAGGCAAAGCCATCCTCCTGGCAGCCccacccctgctcctgcccttgGCCACAAAGGCTGGATGGTGCTTAGgtcatttttcttctcacttaaaCAGAAgttgggaagaaaggaaaaaagaaaacatatttgaatTAAAACACATGTATAAAATACAGCTGTGTTCCCCAAACAGCTGGAATTCAGCAGGGACAACTCTCTGCCGTTCCTTCCTTTCACATCACTACCCATCTCATCACCTGTACGTTCCCTGACACCATCTATGCCCAGAAATGCCTTTTTACTCCCATTTACCCAGTACCCCTGTGGTCATCCTCCAACCCACTTTTTTGTTCCCCTCCTAGCAAATGCCTCTCCAGTGCCCACCACCAAGGGAGTTCCCCCAGGATCTACCAACTTCCAGTGTTCCCATGTTAAGGACCTTTCTGCACCTTTTACATATACAGCGCACTATAGGGTGATCATAAATAAACTAAGTTTCCACTGCTACCTGGCTGTCTATGGACTGGTGAGTAAGTCAAGAGAGAAGCACTTGGTCACTGGTGGGGAATGGTTTTGGATCTAACTGCCTCTTTTAAGATGTTGTTGAAAGAATATACTCAAGAGTGGACTTGCACAGCTGGAAAAAGGACACTAACTGTGATGACAGTGCTGAAATCCAACAGCTAGACTCCCTGCTTATTCACTCTTAAACCCTACATTATAGCTCCATCTGTCACTAACTCATTAGTACAGCACGTGGCAAGTCATACTTTCCTGTCCCTACCTGTAGGGCATGGGTGACATCTGCCTAAACTTCTAGATACCAGATATTATCAGTATGGAGGAAAGGCTACGATAGACATGCAGTTTCTTAGTGCTGGCTCATGCCACACTACTCCAGACCCTCTGCTGCGCTGGTGTGGCTGAAGGGCCGTTTCTGCAAAGCAAGTCTGGGAAATTAACCTGCTGGGCAGCGAGGTGCTGAAGCTCTCTCCACGcctcccttctgttttcttggcAGAGGTCTTTTCAGCCAGATTTCCCTGCCACAGCTCACAAAGCAGCTACACAAACACTTGTGTCCATGCAACAGAGAGCAGCGTAGAGGAAGATACCCTGTATGCTGACCCCGCTGCTGAAGGCAGAACTTGATTCTGTTCATGCTAGCTGGCTTAAGACAGCTAGACAAATCAGCTGGTGGGAGCTGCGCCTTCGAGAGACATTCAAACACCATGCATATTCTAAATGATGAGGAGAGGTAAAATTACCCACCACCCCTGTCGCCCCAAAGAATCAGAGATGAAATAAGATGAAACGTGATGCTCCTGTGTTCTTTCATATGCACAGGTGCTTTTTGTAATGATTTGTAAATCTGACAGAAGACTTTTCAAGTTCAGCTTCATAACCTCACTTGGAGAAATCAGAAGTCATTGCCCAGACTCCCCCTTATCCaaatttctgctgctgaaaagccCATATTTCATGGAGATTTCTGGTCTTCCTTCTATTAACTCCTAAAGGCTTCATCAAGACAACTGTCACTGTAAGAAGTCTTCCTTTCCTGTTCTCTCAATGACAAACAAACAGAATGCCAGCTGCTTCTGGATACCTTAACCATTACGGAAACCGAGGCCACATCTGACCTCCAAAACAGAGTATGGCACAGAGATCCCCTGAGTAATACAGGCCCAGCTATCACACCTTTGAGACACTGGAGTGACGTTCATCCTACATGACACTTGAACGCCTCCATTCTCATCCAGGACAAATGCAGCGAGTCTATACAAGATCTGAGTCTGCATCTATGCAGCCCAAGTGCAGCTGAGCCACGCTCCCATTCCTCCAGCTAGGACAGCCCGCCCAGATCTGGCAGCACCTTCTAGTAGAGACATGCTTCTAGGCTGCTCAGGCTCatgtggagggggaaaaaaaaaaaaaagtcacagtaGGAGCTGTGGGAAGGAAAGGCTAAGCCTGGAAGAAGCATCTTTGCAAGTAGTCTTGAAACTACATCCATCTAAGGTCCAGGACCATTTCTCAACATCAATGAAAGAAAGCTCAGCACCCACCCAAGTATCACGTGGTGCCACTCCCTTTCAGGCAGCAGTAAAactgccagggctgccccacaCACAAGCTGCATGAAGGCGAGAAAGGAACACAAGGCTCTCCAATTTCCCAGCACCTCGGTCTTTACAGGCCTGTGAACCGTGCAGTCTGCTGGTCAAACACAAGagctccttctccttccctgcctctccctccccttctaCCAGGCAACAGCAGATAACAGAGCTCTCCCGAGGAAAGCATAACACCACCAGTTGTGCAACACTGCAGGAAAAGTTCCTTCCTTGGGCAATCAGTTTGCAGCCTGAAGCACAAGATTTACTAGTGGCTTCATGTCAACAGATGCAAATATAGATCTTATTTGTCCAAGATACTGAGTCTTTTTAAAGCTAAGACCTGTTTTTGACCTTaaagtcacctttttttttaatagcttttacTATTGAAATGACCTGTTCCTTGGAGCTTTTCAATCTCAGCTAGCTTTCTAGAAGACGACCTTCTGGCAGAGGATGACACTTTTCACATATTTACAGTGTAGAGACAACtaagaaagattttgttttcccttttttcccttttcttttttcaccctGTCCTTTCTATATTCAAAACCAGCATTCTCACTAGGCTAGAAGAGCATGCGACTAGTTCATCCTTACAAATTAGTCTTCTAATTATTCTGAGAACACCACATTAAATTTATAGTGGAAGGGGAGCAAAAACTCGGAAGCAGGATAAACCACAGAACTCTAGGCGGTGAGCACGAGcctttaagaaaggaaaaggactgCTTTTAGGATGTTAGACTGCCTCGTCTGCTTGTTTAGCACTATTTACCTTCAGCTAACCAATATTTTGAATAAGCTTTTGTTAAGCTTTCCGCATTCTCCCTTATGCCTTCGCTTAAGGTCAAAATAAGGCACCTTAAGTTCAAAATAAGCTTTCTTAATACCACCCTGCCGTCCTCCAAAGCCGGCAGAAAAGATCAGAATTTACATTCCTGGGACTTCCaaagtgaaaagcaaacaaaggaattaaaaaaaaaaagcgccaattaaaaaaacaaacaaacccaaaccccctcTCTTTCAGGCTATCTCtccaaacagaaggaagaggcgAGGCACAAGCACAAGCCGCGGGGGCCCCtccggcagcccccgccgggcGCCCTCAGGGAGGAACCGGGGCTCCCCCGAGCACCGACGCGACGCGGGCGCGGCCCCCGGCGGGCTGACAGACAggccggccccgctgccccgccTGCAGCGGGGGAGACCCGGCCCgagcggcccggcccggcccggcgccccggccccgctcccgccgccgggcaGGGCTCACCTGAAGGCGGCTGCGGCGCCGGCTCCACACGCTGCCCCGCGGCTCGGCGCGGCCGGGCCGGTTCCCCCGCCGAAGCAGGCGATGAGGACGCGGCTGTCTCACCTCGGCGAGCCTCCGCCCGAGTGCCGGCGCAGGTGGCCCAGCGGCCACGTCCTCAGccgggcggggagcggagcggagcccagcccagcgcaACCCAGCCCAGCGCAGcccaggcggcggcggcggcggcggcggcggcggcggcggctccacCACACCCACTAGCCCACCACGGCCATCAACCCGCCCGCCCACCACCGCGTACCGGGCCCGGTAGCCAGCACGGCCCTCAGGAAGCAGAGGCAGGGGGCCCTTCCGGAGGGCGAGGCACGGCGGGGGCTGTAGTCCGCCCCtcgccgccggcggggcgggacCCCCTGGGCTCTGCCCCCCACCGCAACGGGACCCCTTGGCCGCCTTCCCCCTCTCAGGGGCGGGCCGCGGGCGGCACCGCTCCCCCGGCTGGGCCCGCCGAgcggaggaagaggaggaggaggaggaggggaaggaggaaggactACATTTCCCGGCGGCCCCGAGGGGGCCGGGGCGGGTACAAAGTGGGCGCTACCTGCCTCGGCAGGTGAGTGGGTGGCTGGTCGGGACAGGggttctttttctctgtccctTCCTCAGGTGTCGGCCACCGCCAGCCCGGCCGGGCCGGCTCCgctcccccgctccccgcccggtGCGCCGCAGGCCCGCCCGGGAGTCGCCATGCCTTTCTCTAGCTCCGGCGCGGATGATGCCTTCGATTACCTCTTCAAAATTATCCTGATCGGGGACTCGAACGTGGGGAAGACCTGCGTGGTGCACCGCTTCAAGACGGGGCAATACAACGAGAAGCAGCAGAACACCATCGGCGTCGACTTCACTGTGCGCTCGATGGACATCGACGGCAAGAAAGTGAAGGTCGGTGGCGGGAGCGAGTCCGCGAcaccgcccccctccccgccgccgagCCCGCCGGCCCTGCGGAAGGCAGCAGGCAAAACCCGGCTGCCTTTCTGTCTAGGGGTGCTGCTGAGGGGAGCCCTCCCTCGGAAGGGGTTCCTGGGGGATGCAGTTACCCTAATTCGGGTAGGGGCTTGCCCTCGTGGCTCCTGTGGGTCTGCCTGTGGAGAGGGCTCACACTTTGCCCGCGGGGAGTTCTTTGAAAGGTGGCTGTGGGTTGGAGGGAGTGTCTCTTACCATCTTGTGAGGTATGGGGGTTTGAGCTGGGACACTGAGGAGGGAAAACCCTCTACTTTGCAAAGACTCCACTTTGATGCATGCTTGATCTGACAGAAGATGAAGACTTGCAAGATCAACACCAATTGATAGCTAGAACTTACTTCCATGTGCAGAGGAAAGTTCAGATGCCTGCCCTTCATATAGCTTTGCTTTGCCCAGCCCTGCATTAGGATTTCTCTggctcttcttcctttcctattAAAAGGCTGTAATGCTCCATATCTTTTAGTAGTTATTTAAACTGGGTCTCTTGGCCTCATTGCAGAGCTGGGTTTACCCTTGCAGCTTTCTCTTTGGTCTGTGTAGATTGTATTTACAGGCATGTAAATGTCTCCTCAGATCTAGAGAGGGCAAAGCTATGTTGTGGGTGTAGTGGAGTGGGCTGGGACAGGTCTGGCTGCCTTCTAGACAAGGGGTTTCAACAGCCTAGATGCTGATGTCAAACACCTAGGAAGTGGCATTCGACAGTCCTTAAAAGTTCTATCCTTTCTCTTACAGATCCAGGTGTGGGACACAGCTGGTCAGGAACGCTTCCGGACAATAACCCAGTCATACTACAGGAGTGCCCATGGGGCCATCCTTGCCTACGATCTTACCAGGAGGTCCACGTTCGAATCCATTCCTCACTGGATTCACGAAATTGAAAAGTATGGTGCTGCAAACTTGGTCATTATGTTAATTGGTAGGaatctaattttaaatattatgttGTATAGCTTTTCTTAATACATGTTAAAAACCCCTCCTTGCTTTCCCCTCTGCTACTTAAAGCATCTATAaactgtgcattaaaaaaagaatgcagTTGTAATTAAAATAGATCAGAAATTGTATCAATTTCACCTGGGCTTAAAAATCGGGGAAGTCACAGCCTGGTCCTGACAGGACCAAGCCTGTTGCAGACAGTGAAAACTTTTTACTTGTTCTTCTCCTGCTGGAATAATGTGACAAACTTGCTGCTAGTCTAGCAAACAGGGGCAACCTTACTGAGGATAGAATTGCATTAAGTTTGACCCCGTACTCCTGATGCGCAGGAATTTAGCGGCTCAGTAATTCAGGACGAAGGGGAATGCACAGAGCAACGCAACTCCTTGTTCTCATCTTTCCCCTCTGTTCTTTTGATGTGCATGTGCCTTGCTCTGTAACGGGACTCTGATCAGGTAAGGCAGTAGATGGGGACATGGCTTTTCAAGAGCACAAAGTAGTCTGCTTGCATTCCTCCTCCTCGTCATTTATTTTACCACCATTCAAGAAACTCTGCCACTTGAGGAAAGGAATGGGTAGAAATTTCTGAGAATGGAGCTGGTAGGTAGGAAGCAGCATGGTTCTCTCCCTTTGTGTTTCAGGTTATCATTGCTCTTCCCTTCCACAAGGAAGAAGCTGCAAATGAGTGAACTGGTGTAGTAAAATGGCAGAGCTTTTATTTACAttccactgctgctgcctgtttcaCTGTGGTACTGTGCTGAGAGCAACGCACACAGCCACAGCAGCCCAAACTGGCTCTTGAGGATAGGCAGTGCTGAGCCCCGCAGCGCAGCAGACATGGGACCAAAGCTTCTGCTCGTGCTCTTAGCAAATTAATGACTTCTGCTGTGGTAgttcttcctgttcttcctctgaaggaaGAGACAACAATTTCTGACCTGCATGTAACTCAGGGCTTGAAATGAGtaaggcaggggtggggggaaatcaCTAAACTTTGGTAGGGTTTTTCTAAAGCTTCTTCTGAATCTAAAGAACAAGACCTATCTGCGCGTGTGTGGTGGGGGCTGGTGgttgttgttgctgttctttttaCAAAAGAGattctgaaaatggaaaaaataaagcttttgtcAGGGATCCAGCTTGGTGCTTTCTTCCAAAGCTGgtgctgtttgctttgctttggcaggaaGCCCTTGTACATTTAATTACATATAGTCATGTTATACACCTTTCTAGCATGAGGTTAAGGTTAAGAAGGGGGAGGAGGCTCTTTTTAAGGAGACAGCCCTCAAGCAAGGTGTTTTTTGAGGGGGGGGTTGTGGTTTCCTTTTGTGGGGTagggtgggctttttttccttttagaaaaactgaaaggGACTTAATGGGAGGGGAGTTGGCTTAAATATGCTTCATAATCAAGATGTGAGTTTGATGAAGGGTTGTCTTGAAACTATGAATGTAGATTTCAGCCAGGTACTGCATGTACCAGAACTGATGATAATTCTACACATGCTGCAACTACTTAAATATACAAAGGCATTTTATCTAAGGTGTTTCATGACTTCTGACAGAATTTGACTAAACTGCTTCAAGTGAAAGTTAAATCTGTACATACAGACACTTAAGTATACATGTTAAGCATTAAGGAGGCTAGTGTGAATTCTTGTCGTCTTTGACGTCATCTTAAAATGACTGACTTTTATAAATAGGTCATGTTAAAATCTGATTAATAGCTGAGCGGGTTCTTCCTGGGTTTTACTGGGGTGTTTTTTGAGGAGATCCTCATGTTCAGGGCTGAGCATCCACTTTGAGATGTGTCAAGGTAACTTGACAACAGCATAACACATGTGGCTTCCACTGAAGGCTAAGTGAGTAATAAACCTTTAAGCAACATTGCTTTGCTTCACTGTGTGCAGTTGCTATAGCTACAAGATTGCTAttctatttttaagtatttaactTAAAAGCTACTTAATGTTTAAAACCACTAGGGAATAGGGAAACACAGTTGCTTCCAAATAATCCTCAGGCACCACTACCTAGAGCAAGTAATTAGATGAACACGTTTTTAgatttttgtattaattttaactCATTTGATATCATTATACGATTAGCTGCAGTTTTGATCCACGTTCTATGTTTGTGGCTCTGATGTGCTCAcatcttgtttttttccattaactcTTATTCCTAACATTAATTCAACTTTGTTAAATAATTGATGTATTGCATTTAAAGATGAATTTTTGAGACACTAAACTACTGAATTAGccatttcccttcttttaagGGAACAAGTCAGATTCCCTGGATAAGCGCCAAGTCCTGTTTGAAGATGCCTGCACGCTGGCAGAGAAGCATGGGCTCTTAGCTGTACTGGAGACATCAGCAAAAGAAGCTCAAAACATTGAAGAGGTGTTCACCTTAATGGCCAAGGAGCTAATCGCCCGGAATACCTTACAGCTTCATGGAGACAGCCCTCCGAACAGCATCTATCTTGATTCCAGGCCTGTGATTGCCAGTCCAAGTG encodes the following:
- the RAB19 gene encoding ras-related protein Rab-19 — protein: MPFSSSGADDAFDYLFKIILIGDSNVGKTCVVHRFKTGQYNEKQQNTIGVDFTVRSMDIDGKKVKIQVWDTAGQERFRTITQSYYRSAHGAILAYDLTRRSTFESIPHWIHEIEKYGAANLVIMLIGNKSDSLDKRQVLFEDACTLAEKHGLLAVLETSAKEAQNIEEVFTLMAKELIARNTLQLHGDSPPNSIYLDSRPVIASPSVEKTQCLC